In a single window of the Lujinxingia litoralis genome:
- a CDS encoding type I polyketide synthase, which yields MPVIPTSSPAPSSPDASGPHVGDHPPVAIVGLSALFPASASPGSFWQNIMEGNDLITEVPPSHWLIEDYFDPEPGAADKTYCKRGGFLPDVDFDPVAFGIPPTMIPATDTTQLLALVVARQVLEDAFTGQFEQMDKERMSIILGVTAGQELLIQAASRLQRPQWLRALREQGIAESKAQAICDRIAAQYTPWQESTFPGLLGNVVAGRIANRFDLGGTNCITDAACASSLSALSMGLNELYLGHSDVVITGGVDCFNDIFMYMCFTKTPALSKSGDCRPFADGADGTLMGEGMGMFAMKRLADAERDGDKVYAVIRGLGSSSDGRSLSVYAPLPEGQAKALRRAHQRAGFTPETIELVEAHGTGTRAGDAAEFEGLRLAFAPESSAQTHDEAAIEPWCALGSVKSQIGHTKAAAGAAGLFKVVMALHHKVLPPTIKIGEPNPKMAIDTSAFYLNTQARPWVRSSDHPRRAGLSSFGFGGSNFHVALEEYTGPAARPARLRTLPTELFVYGASDLKALQTRLHDLQSGLTSLPDDAGDAREVLAFEAHQSQTMFDPGSDIRLAFVAASLTELITKLTQAREKLATEGPSFTLPGMWARSGAGVAGKVAFMFPGQGSQYVGMGAELAMTFERARQVWDEAAGLGLHKKVFPQPVFSREARQAQELALRETRWAQPAIGADSLARLAMLRALGLAPDMVGGHSYGEVSALHAAGAFDATTMLEVAARRGELMDQAAATTEGAMTAVRLSASELRDLLQDCPAPVVVANDNSPTQVVISGSVEAIEAAEAFLDEQLITFMRLPVATAFHSPIVADAAPKFGEFLRDRAIAPLNCAAYANVSAASYAPDDAEALRGSLEEQITSPVRFVEMVQAMHDQGARIFVEVGPQAVLTGLVKRILGKDIEAIALDTKGQHDVSALFSALGQLSALGLKLDFAALWEGYAPPQDPRKRPRSKFTIKLNGANYQRPYPPPGGAAALPAPNPEPAPNPAPTPGAPTTTFERTTRPAPGQTKDKTTMSEHTYGYDAPGVPAPGGSQQQAAPSGYSASPLGAQPTPAPGHAPQPQGPGQGAHGPLPAGGAAVAPAAAQAFAEYQRSMAESHMAYLQLMERSVAQAQLAYMQAMETSFAQWCQAGGQAPANTAFAAPQAAYVQPPVMQQGFEAPPTVAPHPTNGVAPRPAPAPQSGAYAPTTSPAAHTAVAPAASLSTAQNNAHVQPPVVQNHASSTPSAPPAELSHTFMSVVADKTGYPADMLDPAMALEADLGIDSIKRVEILSAVQDKVPNLPELDPGKMAALKTLGDIVAYLEGLTGTPSATATAQNNAHVQPPVVQNHASSTPSAPPAELSHTFMSVVADKTGYPADMLDPAMALEADLGIDSIKRVEILSAVQDKVPNLPELDPGKMAALKTLGDIVTYMEGLTGETPEGGQRLGKSEPSAVSVALPTRYAVERVAAPSAGLTFLSNAPVILIDDLQGVAHELADLLSARGYRVDVVSELSDSAAQPTPIQVLDLSGLRPVDTIDDALRLQRRAFHTARALAGTALETYALIQDTGGSFGLHDVTPGPQAWLGGLSALAKTAALEWESTSVKSIDVAARGRDPQAVARRLAGELLSGGPELEVALAANLLRYTLKAVEVPASTTGPLHLGASDILVASGGARGVTAGCLVELARTSQPTVILLGRTPLEDEPDWLASAHSDADIKRALLQQARDAGQRPSPREIGRNASKIQAQREVRQTLAQLQRAGSQTRYLVADVRDRQALTRALDEVRRDFGAPTALLHAAGVLADKTIAEKSDDDFNFVLDTKVDGLRALLEACAEDPLRFIGAFSSVAARTGNIGQVDYAMANETLNKVVAAEARRRAAAHPDRPAPLARALGWGPWDGGMVDASLRAHFQARGVSLIDLEGGAHAFVHELRADKNGAEIVLGDGLLESDLRARATTFISARTHAFLRGHSVQGHPVLPAAIALDWLQSIAQQALSHHAPRPLQDFKVLRGVTLDDFDQAQNAWKFTLQARTEPGHAGLLLEVLDARGNRRFSAKTKADVQPPVDPLPIPEHFDDSQLSVETIYQKCLFHTEGFRLIHAADGVGSPRACATLLRAKDAGWQQTLWAGDPALVDGALQLALTQGVVSQGRANLPTAIATFVDLGLASCDGPVELLASTRDINAHRAIFDLDLRCADGQLAAMIRGLEMYFRSEQLL from the coding sequence ATGCCTGTTATCCCCACGTCTTCTCCGGCCCCCTCTTCGCCAGATGCCTCCGGTCCCCACGTTGGCGACCACCCGCCGGTGGCCATCGTCGGCTTGAGTGCTCTCTTCCCGGCCTCGGCCTCCCCGGGGAGCTTCTGGCAAAACATCATGGAGGGCAACGACCTCATCACCGAGGTGCCCCCCTCGCACTGGCTCATCGAAGATTATTTCGATCCGGAGCCGGGAGCGGCCGACAAGACCTACTGCAAACGCGGCGGTTTTTTGCCCGATGTCGACTTCGATCCGGTGGCCTTTGGCATCCCGCCGACGATGATCCCGGCCACCGACACCACCCAGCTCCTCGCGCTGGTCGTGGCGCGCCAGGTGCTCGAAGACGCCTTTACCGGCCAATTCGAGCAGATGGATAAAGAGCGCATGAGCATCATCTTAGGGGTGACCGCCGGCCAGGAACTCCTGATTCAGGCAGCCTCCCGCCTGCAGCGCCCGCAGTGGTTGCGCGCGCTCCGGGAGCAGGGCATCGCCGAGAGCAAAGCCCAGGCCATCTGCGATCGCATCGCCGCGCAGTACACCCCCTGGCAGGAGAGCACCTTCCCCGGCCTGCTGGGCAATGTGGTGGCCGGGCGCATCGCCAACCGCTTCGATCTGGGGGGCACCAACTGCATCACCGATGCCGCCTGTGCATCCTCGCTTTCGGCGCTCTCCATGGGGCTCAACGAGCTCTATCTGGGCCACTCCGATGTCGTGATCACCGGTGGGGTGGACTGCTTCAACGACATCTTCATGTACATGTGCTTCACCAAAACCCCCGCCCTCTCCAAGAGCGGCGACTGCCGCCCCTTCGCCGACGGGGCCGACGGGACGCTGATGGGGGAGGGCATGGGCATGTTTGCGATGAAGCGCCTGGCCGATGCAGAGCGCGATGGGGATAAGGTCTACGCAGTGATTCGCGGGCTGGGCTCCTCCTCCGACGGGCGCTCCCTCTCGGTGTACGCCCCCCTGCCCGAGGGGCAGGCCAAAGCCCTGCGACGAGCTCACCAGCGGGCCGGATTCACGCCCGAGACCATTGAGCTGGTAGAAGCCCACGGCACCGGAACCCGCGCCGGCGACGCGGCCGAGTTTGAGGGCCTCCGTCTGGCCTTTGCTCCCGAAAGCTCCGCGCAAACGCACGACGAGGCCGCCATCGAGCCCTGGTGCGCACTGGGCTCGGTCAAAAGTCAGATCGGCCACACCAAAGCCGCCGCCGGGGCCGCCGGCCTCTTCAAAGTGGTGATGGCGCTTCACCACAAGGTCTTGCCCCCGACGATCAAGATCGGCGAACCCAACCCGAAGATGGCGATCGACACCAGCGCGTTCTACCTCAACACCCAGGCTCGCCCCTGGGTCCGCAGCTCCGACCACCCGCGTCGCGCCGGGCTGAGCTCCTTTGGGTTTGGCGGAAGCAACTTCCACGTCGCCCTGGAAGAATACACCGGACCGGCCGCCAGGCCCGCCCGGCTGCGCACCCTTCCCACCGAGCTCTTTGTCTATGGGGCCTCAGATCTTAAGGCGCTCCAGACCCGTCTGCACGACCTCCAGTCCGGCCTGACCTCGCTCCCCGATGACGCCGGCGACGCCCGCGAAGTGCTGGCGTTTGAGGCGCATCAATCGCAGACGATGTTCGACCCGGGGTCAGACATCCGCCTGGCGTTTGTGGCCGCATCGCTTACCGAACTCATCACAAAGTTAACGCAGGCCCGGGAGAAGCTCGCCACGGAGGGCCCCTCCTTTACCCTGCCCGGCATGTGGGCACGCAGCGGCGCGGGGGTCGCGGGCAAAGTGGCCTTCATGTTCCCCGGACAGGGCAGTCAGTACGTAGGCATGGGGGCCGAGCTGGCGATGACCTTCGAGCGCGCGCGCCAGGTGTGGGATGAGGCCGCCGGGCTGGGGCTCCATAAAAAAGTCTTTCCGCAGCCGGTCTTCTCCCGCGAGGCTCGCCAGGCCCAGGAGCTGGCGTTGCGCGAGACCCGGTGGGCTCAGCCGGCCATCGGCGCCGACAGCCTGGCTCGGCTGGCGATGCTACGGGCTCTGGGGCTGGCGCCCGATATGGTCGGGGGACATTCCTACGGGGAGGTCAGCGCACTGCACGCCGCCGGCGCCTTTGACGCGACCACCATGCTTGAGGTCGCGGCGCGCCGCGGCGAACTGATGGATCAGGCCGCGGCCACCACCGAGGGCGCGATGACCGCGGTGCGCCTGAGCGCCTCGGAGCTCCGGGACCTGCTCCAGGACTGCCCGGCCCCGGTCGTGGTGGCCAACGACAACAGCCCCACCCAGGTCGTGATCTCCGGCTCGGTCGAGGCCATCGAAGCCGCCGAGGCCTTCCTCGACGAGCAGCTCATCACTTTTATGCGCCTGCCGGTGGCCACCGCCTTCCATTCCCCGATCGTCGCCGACGCCGCTCCCAAGTTCGGCGAGTTTTTGCGCGACCGCGCCATCGCCCCGCTGAACTGTGCGGCCTACGCCAATGTGAGCGCGGCGAGCTACGCGCCCGATGATGCCGAAGCCCTGCGTGGCAGTCTGGAGGAGCAGATCACCAGCCCGGTGCGCTTTGTTGAGATGGTCCAGGCGATGCACGACCAGGGCGCCCGCATCTTTGTGGAGGTCGGCCCGCAGGCGGTGCTCACCGGTCTTGTGAAACGCATCCTGGGCAAAGACATCGAGGCCATCGCCCTGGACACCAAGGGGCAGCACGACGTCAGCGCCCTCTTCTCGGCGCTGGGCCAGCTGAGCGCGCTGGGACTTAAACTCGACTTTGCGGCGCTCTGGGAGGGTTACGCCCCGCCCCAGGATCCGCGTAAACGCCCGCGCTCGAAGTTCACCATCAAGCTCAACGGCGCGAACTACCAGCGCCCCTACCCGCCCCCCGGCGGCGCGGCGGCCCTGCCGGCGCCCAATCCAGAGCCGGCACCCAACCCGGCGCCGACACCGGGCGCCCCGACGACGACTTTCGAACGCACGACGCGCCCGGCCCCCGGGCAGACGAAGGATAAAACGACCATGAGCGAGCACACGTACGGATATGATGCGCCCGGAGTTCCGGCGCCGGGTGGATCCCAGCAACAGGCCGCGCCGAGTGGCTACAGCGCGAGCCCCCTGGGAGCTCAGCCGACTCCGGCGCCCGGCCACGCCCCGCAACCCCAGGGGCCCGGCCAGGGCGCCCACGGCCCGCTCCCCGCCGGCGGCGCAGCGGTAGCGCCGGCGGCCGCGCAGGCCTTCGCCGAATATCAGCGCTCCATGGCCGAGAGCCACATGGCCTACCTGCAGCTGATGGAGCGCTCGGTGGCACAGGCGCAGCTGGCCTACATGCAGGCGATGGAGACCTCGTTTGCCCAGTGGTGCCAGGCCGGCGGCCAGGCGCCCGCTAACACCGCGTTCGCCGCTCCACAGGCCGCTTATGTTCAACCCCCGGTCATGCAACAGGGCTTCGAGGCGCCTCCCACGGTCGCGCCTCACCCGACGAATGGCGTTGCCCCCCGGCCTGCCCCGGCACCACAGAGTGGCGCCTACGCGCCGACGACTTCGCCGGCTGCGCACACCGCGGTAGCCCCGGCAGCATCGCTTTCGACCGCTCAGAACAACGCCCATGTTCAACCCCCGGTCGTGCAAAACCACGCCAGTTCAACTCCTTCGGCGCCTCCGGCTGAACTCTCCCACACCTTCATGAGCGTCGTCGCAGATAAGACCGGATACCCCGCCGACATGCTCGACCCCGCCATGGCCCTGGAGGCCGACCTCGGCATCGACTCCATCAAGCGCGTCGAGATCCTCTCCGCCGTGCAGGACAAGGTCCCCAACCTCCCGGAGCTCGACCCCGGCAAGATGGCCGCTCTCAAAACCCTCGGCGACATCGTCGCTTATTTGGAAGGCCTCACCGGCACTCCGAGCGCCACTGCGACCGCTCAGAACAACGCCCATGTTCAACCCCCGGTCGTGCAAAACCACGCCAGTTCAACTCCTTCGGCGCCTCCGGCTGAACTCTCCCACACCTTTATGAGCGTCGTCGCAGATAAGACCGGATACCCCGCCGACATGCTCGACCCCGCCATGGCCCTGGAGGCCGACCTCGGCATCGACTCCATCAAGCGCGTCGAGATCCTCTCCGCCGTGCAGGACAAGGTCCCCAACCTCCCGGAGCTCGACCCCGGCAAGATGGCCGCCCTCAAAACCCTCGGCGACATCGTCACTTACATGGAAGGCCTCACCGGCGAGACCCCCGAAGGAGGGCAACGCCTGGGAAAATCTGAACCGTCGGCGGTAAGCGTCGCGCTGCCCACCCGCTACGCGGTGGAACGCGTGGCTGCGCCGTCGGCGGGCCTGACATTCTTGAGCAACGCCCCGGTGATCCTGATCGACGATCTGCAGGGGGTGGCCCACGAGTTGGCCGACCTCCTGAGCGCCCGGGGCTACCGCGTGGACGTCGTCTCTGAACTCAGCGACAGCGCGGCGCAGCCGACGCCCATCCAGGTTCTGGATCTAAGTGGTCTGCGCCCGGTTGACACCATTGACGATGCGCTCCGCCTGCAACGCCGTGCCTTTCACACCGCACGCGCGCTTGCCGGCACCGCGCTGGAGACCTATGCGTTGATTCAGGATACCGGCGGCTCCTTCGGACTCCACGACGTCACCCCGGGGCCCCAGGCCTGGCTCGGCGGCCTGAGTGCCCTGGCCAAGACCGCCGCGCTGGAGTGGGAGTCGACCTCGGTTAAGTCGATCGATGTCGCCGCCCGCGGGCGCGACCCCCAGGCGGTCGCGCGGCGCCTGGCCGGCGAGCTGCTCAGCGGCGGCCCCGAATTAGAGGTCGCCCTGGCGGCGAACCTGTTGCGCTACACCCTCAAAGCCGTCGAAGTCCCCGCATCCACCACCGGCCCCCTGCACCTGGGAGCCTCGGATATCCTGGTAGCCTCTGGAGGCGCCCGCGGGGTCACGGCCGGCTGCCTGGTGGAGCTGGCCCGAACCTCGCAACCCACCGTCATCCTGCTGGGCCGCACGCCGCTGGAAGATGAGCCGGACTGGCTGGCTTCTGCCCACAGCGACGCCGACATCAAACGCGCGCTCCTTCAACAGGCGCGCGACGCCGGCCAACGCCCCTCCCCACGCGAGATTGGCCGCAACGCCTCGAAGATTCAGGCGCAACGCGAAGTTCGCCAGACCCTCGCACAGCTCCAGCGCGCCGGCTCTCAGACCCGCTACCTGGTCGCCGATGTACGCGATCGCCAGGCCCTGACGCGCGCGCTCGACGAGGTGCGTCGAGACTTCGGCGCCCCCACCGCCCTGCTGCACGCCGCCGGGGTACTGGCCGATAAAACGATCGCCGAGAAGTCGGACGACGACTTCAACTTCGTGTTAGACACCAAGGTCGACGGACTCCGCGCGTTGCTGGAGGCCTGCGCCGAGGATCCCCTGCGCTTTATTGGCGCGTTCTCCTCGGTGGCCGCTCGCACCGGCAACATCGGCCAGGTCGACTACGCCATGGCCAACGAAACCCTCAACAAGGTCGTCGCGGCTGAAGCCCGCCGACGCGCGGCGGCCCATCCAGATCGACCCGCCCCCCTGGCCCGCGCGCTGGGCTGGGGCCCCTGGGATGGCGGGATGGTCGACGCCTCCCTGCGAGCCCACTTCCAGGCCCGCGGGGTCTCGCTGATCGACCTAGAGGGGGGCGCCCACGCCTTCGTCCATGAACTGCGCGCCGATAAAAACGGCGCCGAAATCGTCCTGGGCGACGGGCTGCTGGAGAGCGACCTGCGCGCACGCGCCACAACCTTCATCAGCGCGCGCACTCACGCCTTCTTGCGCGGCCACAGCGTTCAGGGCCACCCGGTCCTCCCGGCGGCCATCGCACTGGACTGGCTCCAGAGCATCGCCCAGCAGGCCCTAAGCCACCACGCGCCGCGGCCCCTGCAGGACTTCAAGGTGCTGCGTGGCGTGACCCTGGACGACTTCGACCAGGCGCAAAACGCCTGGAAGTTCACCCTCCAGGCGCGCACCGAACCGGGCCACGCCGGCCTGCTTCTGGAGGTCCTTGATGCGCGCGGAAATCGCCGTTTCAGCGCCAAAACAAAGGCCGATGTTCAACCCCCGGTCGATCCGCTCCCCATCCCGGAGCACTTCGACGACTCGCAGCTCTCGGTCGAGACCATCTACCAGAAGTGCCTCTTCCACACCGAGGGTTTCCGCCTGATCCACGCCGCTGATGGCGTGGGCTCGCCCCGGGCCTGCGCTACGCTCCTGCGGGCCAAAGATGCCGGCTGGCAACAGACGCTCTGGGCCGGTGACCCGGCCCTGGTCGACGGCGCCCTCCAGCTCGCACTGACCCAGGGTGTGGTAAGCCAGGGCCGGGCCAACCTCCCCACCGCGATCGCCACCTTCGTAGACCTGGGACTCGCCAGCTGCGACGGCCCGGTGGAGTTGCTGGCGAGCACCCGCGACATCAACGCCCATCGCGCCATCTTCGATCTCGATCTGCGCTGCGCCGACGGCCAGCTCGCCGCGATGATCCGCGGCCTTGAGATGTACTTTCGCTCCGAGCAACTTCTATGA